In Chryseobacterium sp., the genomic window TAAAAAGAAAGGCCAGAGGCCTAAAATTAAACTATCCAGAATCGATAGCATTGATCAGCCACTTTTTGCTTGAAGGCGCAAGAGACGGAAAAAAAGTAGCCGAACTGATGCAGGAAGGCGCGAATCTCCTTACTAAAGAGGATGTGATGCCTGGCGTGGCAGATATGATCCACGATGTTCAGATCGAAGCTACTTTTCCTGATGGAACTAAGCTGGTAACCGTACATAACCCAATCCGCTAATACTTATTGATCATGATACCAGGAGAAATTTTTGTAAGAGAAGGCACTATTATCTGCAATGAAGGCAGAGAAACGGTCAAAATAAAAGTAACCAATACGGGAGACCGTCCTATTCAGGTAGGGTCACACTTCCATTTTTTCGAAGTAAACAAAGCAATGAGCTTTGACCGTGAAAAAGCCTTCGGAAAGAGACTGAATATTGTAGCAAGCACTGCCGTACGTTTCGAACCGGGAGAAGAGAAAGAAGTGGAATTGGTAGAAATAGGAGGAACTAAAAAAGCAATGGGCTTCAATAATCTTGTTGACGGACAGGTAGATTCTGAAGAACAGAAAAAAACAAGCCTTGCAAAAGTTGAAGAATTAAACTTTAAAAATCACTAAGATGAGCTTACCCATAGATAGAAAGCAATACGCCAATATATTAGGTCCCACAGCCGGAGACAAAATCAGACTGGGAGACACTGAAATTATTATTGAAATCGAAAAAGATTTCACCCATTACGGAGACGAAGCCGTTTTCGGAGGAGGAAAAACCGTACGTGACGGGATGGGGCAGAATGTTACTGCAAAAAGAGATGAAGGGGTTTTGGACCTTTGTATCACAGGAGCCGTAATCATCGATCACTGGGGAATTGTAAAAGGAGACATCGGGATTAAAGACGGTAAGATCGTAGGAATCGGAAAAGCCGGTAACCCTGATACGATGGACGGTGTATCTCCTAATATGATCATCGGTGCTTCTACGGAAGTTCACGGTGGAAAAGGATATATTGTAACAGCCGGAGGAATTGATACCCACATCCACTATATCTGCCCTCAGCAGATCGAAACATCCCTATACAGCGGTATTACCACAATGATCGGAGGCGGTACAGGCCCAAATGACGGAACAAACGCTACTACAGTGACTCCGGGAAGATTCAACATGCAGAAAATGCTTGAAGCAGCAGAAGAGTATCCAATGAACCTTGGATTCTTCGGAAAAGGAAACTGTTCGGCAGAAGAACCTATCGAAGAGCAGGTGGAAGCCGGAGCTTTAGGCGTAAAAATCCACGAAGACTGGGGAGCAACGCCTGCGACAATTGATGCCGCCTTAAAAGTGGCAGATAAATATGACGTTCAGGTAGCTATCCACACGGATACTTTGAATGAAGGAGGTTTCTTAGAAGATACCATGAGAGCGATCAACGGAAGAGTAATCCATACATTCCACACGGAAGGTGCAGGTGGAGGACACGCTCCGGATATCATCAAAGCAGCCATGTACCCGAACGTACTCCCTGCTTCTACCAACCCAACACGTCCTTACACGATCAATACAATCGACGAGCACTTAGATATGCTGATGGTATGCCACCACTTAAGCAAGAATATCCCTGAGGATGTGGCGTTCGCAGATTCACGGATCCGTCCTGAAACGATTGCAGCAGAAGATATTCTTCATGACATGGGAGTTTTCAGTATCATGAGTTCTGACTCTCAGGCTATGGGAAGACCGGGTGAGGTGATCACTAGAACCTGGCAGACGGCAAGTAAAATGAAGGAGCAGAGAGGTGATCTGGCTGAAGATAAAGATAGCGGAAATGACAACTACCGTACCAAAAGATATGTAGCAAAATATACGATCAATCCTGCGATTGCACACGGTATTTCAGAATATGTAGGATCTATTGAAGAAGGAAAATTGGCGGATTTGGTCATCTGGAAGCCTGCATTATTCGGAGTAAAACCGGAAATGATTGTAAAAGGTGGATTTGTAATTGCTGCTAAAATGGGAGATCCTAATGCTTCTATTCCAACTCCTCAGCCCATTATCTACAGAAATATGTTCGGTGCTCACGGAAAAGCTAAGTTCGGGACTTGTGCCAATTTCGTTTCTCAGATTTCTATTGACAACGGAACAATCGATTCCTATAAATTGGAAAAAATGATCCTTCCTGTGAAAAACTGTAGAAATATTTCCAAGGCAGATCTTATCCATAATGACAAAACTCCTTTGATTGAAGTGAATCCTGAAAACTATAAAGTAACGGTAGATGGTGAGTACATCACCTGTGAACCGGCGGAAACACTTCCTTTAACACAGTTGTATTACTTGTTTTAAAATAAACCTTCTAAAGTATCAGCCAAACCTTCTAGGTTTTCAAAACCTAGAAGGTTTAACTAACACTTTAGAAGGTTTATCCAAACAAATTTTAACTCATTATAGAATTAAGTTTAGAATGAAATATTTAAATAAAACAGTTTTTTCTCTTGCTGTGGCAGGGATGTCTGTGTTTTCAGCGAATCTAAGGGCACAGTTCTTAGGAGGGCACCGGCTTAAAAGTGATGAAGACGGACCCAAAGGGCAGTTTATGGTGTATGGTTCATTAGATTACTCTAAAGTCACCACACCGTCAACCAGCAGCAGTACGGTTTCCAGCGCACCACTGGGAGTGGGATATTTTATCAATAATAATGATCTTATTGGAGTAAACTATGCTTATTCACAAAATGCTGTCGATCATCATGTTGTATATAAGCAAAATGAAGCCGGAATCTGGTATAGCCCGTCATTAATGCTTGGAAAATATTTTGTATTGATTGGGCAGGTAGATGCTCATTATGTTTGGGGACAACAATTGTCGGGTGCAGCAGATGCGATGCAAAACTTTAATGGATTCCGTCTTCGTGCTTATCCTTTGATTGGGATATTATTAGGCGGAGGCTGGGCTTTGAAATTCAAATTCGCTGAACTTTCAATGCTTCAGACCAAAACAAAAGAGGAAGGTTGGACTAAAAGCTATGTGGCGGGAATCAGTGGTTCAACATTCGGGGTAGGCATTTCCAAAAATTTTGACTTCAGAAAAAAATCCAAAAATGATAATTAATCAAATCATAGGCAATCTAACCGAAAAACCTACGGAAAAAAACATAGACTATCTGGATCTGGAATGGTTTGAAACCACGAAAAGAATTCAACGCAAAAAAACCAGAGAGGGAACTGATGTTGCCATTAAATTCCTCAGAGAAGGACAGCGGCTGCGTGAAGGTGATATTCTTTTTGAGGATACAGAAAAAATAATTGCGGTAAACGTCCTGAAACGGAAGCGATTGTAATGGCACCGGCTTCTTTGTTGGAAATGGGTACCGTATGCTACGAAATCGGAAATAAACATATTCCGCTTTTTATCCAGGAAGATAAAGTATTGCTTCCTTTTGAGATGCCCATGTTCAGATGGCTGCAAGCAAGCGGTTTCAAACCGGAAAAACAATCCGTTAAACTGCTGAACCTCCTGAAATCTAATGTGGAACCTCACGGCCACGGAAGCCTGGGCTCAACAATTTTTACTAAAATCTTAAAAATGGCCGCTCCAAAAGATGAATAATACCAACATAAATTTCCTGTCAGGACTGCTGCATCTGGCAGATCCTACACTGCCTATCGGTGGCTATACCCATTCCAACGGACTTGAAACGTATGTGCAGGAAAGAATCGTACATAACCTGGAAACAGCGAAAGAGTTTGTACAAAACATGCTTCAGTATAATCTTAAGTTCAATGACGGCGCTTTTGTAAAACTGGCTTATAAAGCAGCAGAAAAAGGAGATTTGCAATCATTGTTACTTCTTGATAATGAGTGCAATGCCATAAAATGTCCGAAAGAAATCCGCCAGGCCAGTCAGAAATTGGGGATCAGACTGATCAAGATCTTCAAAAGAAGGGAAAGTTTCCCTTTTATGGAGGCTTTTGAAAAGGCAGTTCAGAATAAAGAAGCCAATTCCCACTACTGTATTGTGTTTGGAGTGTATGCTTATTTAATGAAAATTCCATTATACGAAGCCCTTTTAGGATTCTATTATACCTCAGTCGCGGGAATGATCACCAATGCTGTGAAACTTGTTCCTCTTGGACAGCTGGACGGCCAGGACATCCTGTTTTCCCTTTATCCTGTAATGGAAAAAACAGTCTGGGAAACCATGGAACTGGACAGGGATATGGTAGGACTTTGTAATACCGCTTTTGATATCAGGTGTATGCAGCATGAGAGGCTTTATTCAAGACTTTATATGTCGTAAAAAGTAAAAATAAAAGACAAAGGGGAGAAAAGGCAAAATGATAAAGGAAGACAGGAAATCTAAGAAAATGAAGAAACTTAGGATTAAATGAACAGGAGTGTTTCTTAGCCGAATGAAATGCCTTTGCATCCCTTACATATTCTCAATTCATAAAAAATAGTGTTCATCACGCTAAAGAAAAACTTAGCGCCCATAGCGTTAAAAAAACAATTAAAATTTTAGAAGAAATGGAAAATAGAAAATATATAAAAGTAGGGGTGGCAGGACCAGTAGGTTCAGGAAAAACTGCATTATTGGAACGTCTAAGCAGAAAATTATTCGGGACTTATGATCTTGGCGTAATCACAAATGATATTTATACCAAGGAAGATGCTGAGTTTATGGCAAAGAACAGTCTTCTTCCTCATGACAGAATCATTGGAGTGGAAACAGGAGGCTGTCCTCACACTGCAATCCGTGAAGATGCAAGTATGAATCTTGAAGCAGTAGATGAACTGGCGTCCCGTTTCCCGGATATCGAGCTGGTTCTTATCGAAAGTGGAGGGGATAACCTTTCAGCGACTTTCAGTCCGGATCTTGCAGATGTTACGATTTTCATCATTGACGTAGCAGAAGGAGAAAAAATTCCTAGAAAAGGAGGTCCTGGTATTACAAGATCTGACTTATTAATCATCAATAAGATTGACCTTGCACCTTACGTAGGGGCCAGCCTTGAAGTGATGGAGAATGATGCCAGAAGAATGAGAAAAGGAAATCCATTTGTATTCACGAATCTTAAAACTGATGAAGGACTTGACAAAGTAATCGGCTGGATTAAAAAATATGCCCTTTTAGAGGAAATTGAAGAACCGAACTTAGTGAGATAAATGGAGAGTCGTTTAAATATTATCGCAGGATTCAAGGGAGGAGAATCCTATGTGAAAGATCTTTATGTCTCACTTCCTTTCAGAGTGGTTTCTGTAGGACAGCGAAAAAGTGACAAAAAGCTCTATCAGATGGTGATGAGCTCCTCTCCGGGGATTCTGGATGGAGACCATTATCATCTGGATGTAGCCCTTGAGAAGGGAGCTGCACTTCAGCTGCAGTCACAGTCGTATCAGAGACTTTTCAATATGAAAGATAAGGCTGTGCAGGAGCTTAACGTTACCATGGAAGATGAAACTTCTTTTGCTTACGTGCCACATCCCATAGTTCCGCATGAAGATTCCAACTTTAAAAGTAAAGTCAATATCCATATCGGGAAAAACAGCCAGATTATCATCAGCGAGATCATTACCTGTGGGAGAAAGCATTATGGGGAGGTTTTCAAATTGAAACGCTTTCAGAATCTTATGGAGATCTACCACAATAATAAATTGGTGGTAAAAGACAATGTGGTGATTCAGCCTGATATGATTCCGGTCAGCAGTATCGGAAACCTGGAGCAGTATACTCATCAGGGAACTCTGATCTTCTACAGCACGAAGGAGAATGTGGATAAAAACGGTTTGATTGAAGAGATCATCGAAGCAGCAGAACAATATCGTGGTGAAATGGAAGTAGGGGTTTCTGCTATGGAAGATCATGGTTTCGTCGTGAGATCTCTGGGACATGGCGGAGAACTGATGTATCATTTTTTCCTTCATCTCCAGGAAATTCTTTGGTCACTGGAATAAAAAATAACATGATTCTTGTTGAAGTTAGGTAGGCTGATTTTATCAATAGAAACGGGCTTTAGCCCGTGATAATAAAATAATTTATACAATCGGCTTTAGCCAAAACTTAATAAAAAAATGAACAACAGTAAACAAAAATGGACAGTACAGTATGGGCGCTTCTTTTAAGTGCCGTTTCAATAAGTTTTATACATACGGCTTCAGGGCCGGATCATTATCTGCCTTTCATTGTCCTCTCAAAATCTAAAAAATGGAGTGGGATGAAAACAGCAGTGCTCACTGTAGTCTGCGGATTGGGACATGTATTAAGCTCTTTAATTTTAGGATTTATCGGAGTATTTCTCGGCTGGCAGCTGAATAAGATCTCATGGTTTCAGGATATCAGAGGCAATTTCTCAGGATGGGCTCTGCTGATCTTTGGTGGAGTCTACTTAGTATACGGCCTGGTTCAGGCTATCAGAAATAAACCTCATAAGCACTTTGATGTGATGGGTGATGATGTTTACGTTTATGAACACAACCACAGTGAAATCGTGATGCCTCAAAAAAGAATAAAAGTGACCCCGCTTGTCCTTTTTATGATTTTCGTAATGGGACCGAGTGAACCTTTGATTCCTCTATTATTCTATTCAGGAGTAAAGCATTCGATGTCTGAAATTGCAGTCCTTGTGACTTCATTTACCGCGACTACAGTTTTGACTATGCTGGGAATGGTTCTTTTAGGGCGTTATGGATACTCAACATTATTCAATACAGATAAACTTGAAAGATATATGGGAGTGGTAAGCGGAGCGGTAGTAACCGTATGCGGAATCGGAATGGTCTTTCTGGGATGGTAAGGTGATGCGGGTTTCGAGTTTGAGGGTTTGAGAGTTTGAGGGTTTGAGGGTTTGAAGGTTTGAGAGTTGGAAAATTGAAGGATATTGAAGTGGAAATGATGAATTTCAAATATCTAATCTTTTTATCTCAAATCTGATATCTGAAAATCTAACCTCTAACATCTCATCCTACATCACTAATACATTTTACATTCTACGTTAATACAATTAAAAAAACTATGGACGAAATTTTAAAAAAAATCCCCTTTTTAGACAATGTTTTAAAAGGGATCGGGCAGATCATGCTCCAGGAAAACAGATGGACAGGACTTCTGTTTCTTATAGGAATCTTTATGGGAAGCTGGCAATGCGGGGTTGCCGTGATTCTTTCGACAGCTGCCGGAACGTTTACAGCTATGAAACTTAGCTATGATAAATCTGAGATCAATGCAGGATTGTACGGCTTCAGTGCAGCACTTGTAGGAGTAGCATTGTCTTTCTTATTCCAAACAACAGTATTGATCTGGGTTCTGATCGTTTTAGGGGGAGCATTGGCTGCTATTATTCAGCATTTCTTTATCCAAAAGAAAATTCAGGTATTTACTTTTCCTTTCATCATTATTACATGGGTATTGGTATTTACACTACACCATTTTACCCATATTCCGCCGTCGGCCATGCTGAGCAGTGAAGTGGTACCTACGAAATATGATGATTTTCTTACCTGTACGAATGGCTTTGGTGAAGTGATATTTCAGGGTGGAGTGGTTTCAGGAATGATTTTTTTCATTGCTGTTTTCATCAGTTCACCGGTAGCTGCTTTGTACGGGCTTACAGCCTCTATTCTGGGTGCCGGATTATCACAGCTGAACGGAGAACCTATTAAAGAAATCCATATGGGATTATTTGGTTTTAATGCCGTGCTTTCAGCTATTGTATTCTCTGGTGTTAAAAAAACAGATGGATTGTGGGTGCTTATTGCCGTTCTTTTAACTATTGCTATCGATGATTTCCTGATAGATAATCATTGCCTGGACGCTGTTGGTGGCGTATTTACTTTTCCATTTGTAGCAGGAACCTGGATTACTCTTTTAATACAGAAGGTATTTTTTAAAGCGAAAGGATAGGGTTTGATAGTCGGAGAGTCAGAGAGTTTGAGATTGAGAAGGTGAGGCAGTTCAAAGTTTAAAATTCAAGGTTTAAAGTTTAAAGTTCATGGTTGTCATGCTTTTACGGATAATTGACGATTCACTTGCAAAGCAAAATTCACCATTGATATTTCAGATTAAATGTCTCTCATCTGACTTCTAAAATCATTAATACATTTTACATCAATACAATCATTAATCAAAACAAAAAATGAAAATAACAAAAATAGCAGCCGTATTTCTGGTCATGGCATTCAGTGGAAAGATGATGGCACAGGAAGCAGAAAAGCAACTGCTAATCAAAGATGCTGATGACAAATTCCCCATCGCTGATGCGCTGGTAAAATATGACCACGGAAACAGCCATACCCACACAGGAACAGACGGTACATTTGCCATTCCTGTAAAATCTCTTCCTGATACCCTTGTGATCATCCGTCAGGGATACGATGAGGTAAAATGGGTGGTGACCAATGATGAAGATAAAAATAAAGTTATTTTTTTACAGCATAAGCCTTTTCAGATTTCTGAAGTGGCCATCAATCACAGTTCATTTTTGTCGGCCATTACAAAAGTAGACCTGAATAAATTTCCGGTAAATTCGGCGCAGGATCTGTTGAGAAAAGTTCCGGGACTGTTTATTGCACAGCATGCCGGCGGAGGAAAAGCCGAACAGCTTTTTTTAAGAGGATTTGATGCCGATCACGGTACAGACGTAAGTGTCAATGTAGATGGAATGCCGGTGAATATTGTGTCTCATGCCCATGGACAGGGATATTCTGACCTGCACTTTGTGATTCCTGAAACGGTCAATAATATTGACTTTGGAAAAGGAGCATATTATATGGACCGTGGAGATTTCAATACAGCAGGTTATGTTGATTTTCAGACGTATAACGGGTTGAAAAACAGTATGATCAAATTGGAAGGCGGTTCGTTCAATTCAAAAAGAGTGTTGGGAATGTTCAATATTCTGCATGATGATTTAGGAAGAAAGAATGCGTATGTGGCAGCAGAATACAACTATACGGACGGTCCTTTTGATGTAAAACAGAATTTTAATAAAGTCAATATTTTTGGAAAGTACAATCAATGGCTTACCGATAATGACTATTTCAATATTCAGTTTTCAACCTTCAATTCATCATGGAATGCTTCGGGACAGATCCCTGAGCGTGCGGTAGATGAAGGAATCATCAGCAGATGGGGAAGTATAGATCCTACAGAAGGAGGAAAAACCTCCAGAACCAACCTTCAGATGAATTTTAAGCATATCATTTCGCCTTCTGAGCAGATTGATGCAATGGCTTTTTATTCAAAATATAACTTCAACCTGTATTCTGATTTTACCTTCTATTTAAAAGATAAAGACCATGGAGATGAAATCCAGCAGACCGATGGAAGGAATATTTACGGAGCCGAAGTAAAATACACCAAAAGCTTCGCTTTACCCAACAGCGCGCTGAATTGGATTTCAGGAATCGGTATAAGAAATGATGATATTAATACCTTACAGTTGAATCATGTGTATCACAGGGATTTACTGCTTGACAGATTATCCGATGTTACCGGTACGGAAACCAATCTGCACGCCTATTCCGGATTGATCTGGAAAACAGGGAAGTGGACCATCAACCCCGCTTTGAGAGTAGATCACTTTATCTTTACTATGCACAATCTGCTGGATGCAGAACAATTGCCTTCCGGACAGTCAAAAGAGGCAACAAGATTGAGCCCCAAACTGAATTTTTCTTACGCTCAGAATGACAACGTGATGTGGTTCCTGAAAACAGGAATGGGCTTTCACTCTAATGACTTAAGGGTTGTAGTTCCCAATAAAAACGAAAATACCCTTCCGTATTCTATCGGTGCAGATTTCGGAGTGAGATTGCACCCTTTCAAATCGTTGATCATTACCCCTGCTTTATGGTATATGGATCTGCAGCAGGAATTTGTCTATGTGGGAGACGATGCCGTAGT contains:
- the ureA gene encoding urease subunit gamma — encoded protein: MHLTPRETEKLMLFLAGELALKRKARGLKLNYPESIALISHFLLEGARDGKKVAELMQEGANLLTKEDVMPGVADMIHDVQIEATFPDGTKLVTVHNPIR
- the ureB gene encoding urease subunit beta, which encodes MIPGEIFVREGTIICNEGRETVKIKVTNTGDRPIQVGSHFHFFEVNKAMSFDREKAFGKRLNIVASTAVRFEPGEEKEVELVEIGGTKKAMGFNNLVDGQVDSEEQKKTSLAKVEELNFKNH
- the ureC gene encoding urease subunit alpha — protein: MSLPIDRKQYANILGPTAGDKIRLGDTEIIIEIEKDFTHYGDEAVFGGGKTVRDGMGQNVTAKRDEGVLDLCITGAVIIDHWGIVKGDIGIKDGKIVGIGKAGNPDTMDGVSPNMIIGASTEVHGGKGYIVTAGGIDTHIHYICPQQIETSLYSGITTMIGGGTGPNDGTNATTVTPGRFNMQKMLEAAEEYPMNLGFFGKGNCSAEEPIEEQVEAGALGVKIHEDWGATPATIDAALKVADKYDVQVAIHTDTLNEGGFLEDTMRAINGRVIHTFHTEGAGGGHAPDIIKAAMYPNVLPASTNPTRPYTINTIDEHLDMLMVCHHLSKNIPEDVAFADSRIRPETIAAEDILHDMGVFSIMSSDSQAMGRPGEVITRTWQTASKMKEQRGDLAEDKDSGNDNYRTKRYVAKYTINPAIAHGISEYVGSIEEGKLADLVIWKPALFGVKPEMIVKGGFVIAAKMGDPNASIPTPQPIIYRNMFGAHGKAKFGTCANFVSQISIDNGTIDSYKLEKMILPVKNCRNISKADLIHNDKTPLIEVNPENYKVTVDGEYITCEPAETLPLTQLYYLF
- a CDS encoding urease accessory protein UreF codes for the protein MNNTNINFLSGLLHLADPTLPIGGYTHSNGLETYVQERIVHNLETAKEFVQNMLQYNLKFNDGAFVKLAYKAAEKGDLQSLLLLDNECNAIKCPKEIRQASQKLGIRLIKIFKRRESFPFMEAFEKAVQNKEANSHYCIVFGVYAYLMKIPLYEALLGFYYTSVAGMITNAVKLVPLGQLDGQDILFSLYPVMEKTVWETMELDRDMVGLCNTAFDIRCMQHERLYSRLYMS
- the ureG gene encoding urease accessory protein UreG, encoding MENRKYIKVGVAGPVGSGKTALLERLSRKLFGTYDLGVITNDIYTKEDAEFMAKNSLLPHDRIIGVETGGCPHTAIREDASMNLEAVDELASRFPDIELVLIESGGDNLSATFSPDLADVTIFIIDVAEGEKIPRKGGPGITRSDLLIINKIDLAPYVGASLEVMENDARRMRKGNPFVFTNLKTDEGLDKVIGWIKKYALLEEIEEPNLVR
- a CDS encoding urease accessory protein UreD yields the protein MESRLNIIAGFKGGESYVKDLYVSLPFRVVSVGQRKSDKKLYQMVMSSSPGILDGDHYHLDVALEKGAALQLQSQSYQRLFNMKDKAVQELNVTMEDETSFAYVPHPIVPHEDSNFKSKVNIHIGKNSQIIISEIITCGRKHYGEVFKLKRFQNLMEIYHNNKLVVKDNVVIQPDMIPVSSIGNLEQYTHQGTLIFYSTKENVDKNGLIEEIIEAAEQYRGEMEVGVSAMEDHGFVVRSLGHGGELMYHFFLHLQEILWSLE
- a CDS encoding urea transporter translates to MDEILKKIPFLDNVLKGIGQIMLQENRWTGLLFLIGIFMGSWQCGVAVILSTAAGTFTAMKLSYDKSEINAGLYGFSAALVGVALSFLFQTTVLIWVLIVLGGALAAIIQHFFIQKKIQVFTFPFIIITWVLVFTLHHFTHIPPSAMLSSEVVPTKYDDFLTCTNGFGEVIFQGGVVSGMIFFIAVFISSPVAALYGLTASILGAGLSQLNGEPIKEIHMGLFGFNAVLSAIVFSGVKKTDGLWVLIAVLLTIAIDDFLIDNHCLDAVGGVFTFPFVAGTWITLLIQKVFFKAKG
- a CDS encoding TonB-dependent receptor plug domain-containing protein — protein: MKITKIAAVFLVMAFSGKMMAQEAEKQLLIKDADDKFPIADALVKYDHGNSHTHTGTDGTFAIPVKSLPDTLVIIRQGYDEVKWVVTNDEDKNKVIFLQHKPFQISEVAINHSSFLSAITKVDLNKFPVNSAQDLLRKVPGLFIAQHAGGGKAEQLFLRGFDADHGTDVSVNVDGMPVNIVSHAHGQGYSDLHFVIPETVNNIDFGKGAYYMDRGDFNTAGYVDFQTYNGLKNSMIKLEGGSFNSKRVLGMFNILHDDLGRKNAYVAAEYNYTDGPFDVKQNFNKVNIFGKYNQWLTDNDYFNIQFSTFNSSWNASGQIPERAVDEGIISRWGSIDPTEGGKTSRTNLQMNFKHIISPSEQIDAMAFYSKYNFNLYSDFTFYLKDKDHGDEIQQTDGRNIYGAEVKYTKSFALPNSALNWISGIGIRNDDINTLQLNHVYHRDLLLDRLSDVTGTETNLHAYSGLIWKTGKWTINPALRVDHFIFTMHNLLDAEQLPSGQSKEATRLSPKLNFSYAQNDNVMWFLKTGMGFHSNDLRVVVPNKNENTLPYSIGADFGVRLHPFKSLIITPALWYMDLQQEFVYVGDDAVVEPSGKSRRFGADLGIRFQPLENFYLNADINYSHARFIEEEKGQDYIPLAPVVTSTGSVNWDFLNGFSLGLQYRYLGERPAVEDNSIKTKAYFVNDLMLSYNRQKWGANLQVNNLFNVKWNEAQFATETQLKGEAEPITDLTYTPGSPLGVRVGVYYKF